The window TTTATAACTAGAGTGAAAAAGGTTTTACTCGGCACTAGTTTCAACGAGTAACAAATGATAATTATCTCGAAGGTATAAATTGGACAATAACAAGAGCCAAgtatcttaaaggcatattgtcacagaccactgacctatttaatggtctaacaaagtattacctgaacaaaaataatttgatttctccctaaatgtactttattcaaccatcttcataaccaccatactccatttattaatgaaattttgtaaaaaaaaaattattgaattatagcaatggtccataattcaaaaactaaaattgccgagagggatgacatggatttcactccatcatggttcagttaaggtgatgcgatagctagatttggtttccaacaattaatgcaatttttatttattatccatttttagagaagtaaggtccttaaatccgtaacagtatgtttttaatcttcTGTTTTCCCCCCTCTAAAAGCCTTTCATTTTGATTTCTGTATTCATGTTCaaaaacgatgtaaaccactttacgacTTATTTTTGTATTGCTTTATCGTTAAATTTTATTCACGTTGACAGATAATTCTAAAATCTTTGTAAATTAACTTGCTAGGTTTTCAAACTGAATAGCGGGACAAAGTATGCAACCCAGAAGACTGAACATTAGCTCAAGACTAAAAAATAGTCTATCGATGGTGGCGCATCATGCATCACTAAGTGTAAAACTACTGCTATaagtcataggcgtacgggctcccatttgttAGGGGGCGGGGGTCAGGCTGGCTTTTGCTCCAATTAAACGAAAATTCCTGAACTTGGGGCCTAATTTACTAAACTCTCGCacctttgcgatctcgcagtgcaatactAAAAAGATTTTCAAACAGGacgctttgttgtctagcagagcctaagagacctttgtgaagtAGGCCcttgaataacaacatttattcataatagcattactaccaaacaactatatagggttgAATCACTACgcaattttacatggattacaactgatttttgagggtagaatgatggaaacacGTGGTAAAAGGTCTCTGGTTAtcacattttgcctgaatatctcgataatttttacccgaatttgaagttttgctctAGCATTACGGGTGGGGTGTGTTTGCGCTTTGTACCTCCCCCTGCACCCTGTCTGGTACTTTTATGGGGGAAGCTGATCGATATCTACAGTAgatatagtgttttccctagcttgttttagcatagtgcagcaccatgcctcaatagtctagcaccatcttgccttaatcagcaccatgctgccctgagattaaacaagcctttttccctaattaattctaaaattgcctttataaaacacccaaaaaggaattattaattaataaaatatgccttttttttatcttttgccattcatttattaaagcaagcacataaattacattaatgtttatttcaataaatttttgtgtatttttaatgaaaaaaactgccccgaaaatggtgaaaatgccccaaaagtgtctggtctaccatgccttgccaaatttctagggacaTCACTAAGTTATTACACCAAAGTTCGGCCCACCATTGTTATCTGCCAATGTAATAAAACGCATATTATACCTGCATAAAGTAAATAGACTCTGGATATATTCTCCGGCTGTGTGGCTGCTGGACCATTGGACACGTTTTGTTTGTCTGTTATACCAAATTGGTCTCATGCCCAAATCGCTTTTTATGGATGCATTGTTCcaacttttaatatatttattaaatttgttgtgAATGATCAGATGACGTATATATAGTACATATCAGTAGATTAGATGGatgttttgtataatatatgttataaGTACAATATTATAAGTAAACAGATGCGCTTTTTTTGTCTTTGATAAACAGATTATTTTCAttcttttatataaatttatacgattaaaaaaaaaaaattttgatGATGAATATgttggttttgttatttttcaattattCCACTTACTATAGAAAGAAATATGGTGTAACTCACTGCGTCACAACTCAGTCACAACTTGAAAACTGTTACAAAAAGAGGCGGCGTGTAACTCAATGATAGACAGTTCACTTGAGGACTGTGACAAAAAGAGGCGGGGTGTAACTGTGATATACAGCTCATTTGAAGAGTGACAAAAAGAGGCGGGGTGTAACTCAACGATAGACAGCTCACTTGAGGACTGTTACATAAAGAGGAGGAGTGTAAATCAATTATTGACAGCTCACTTGAGAACTGTTACAAAAACAGGCTGGGTGAAAATCAATTATTGACAGCTCGCCTGTTGACTGTTACGAAAATAGGCGGGGTGATACACAATGATAGACAGCTCACTTGAGGACTGTTACATAAAGAGGAGGGGTGTAAATCAATTATTGACAGCTCACTTGAGAACTGTTACAAAAACAGTCTGGGTGAAAATCAATTATTGACAGCTCGCCTGTTGACTGTTACGAAAAGAGGCGGGGTGATACACAATGATAGACAGCTCACTTGATGACTGTTACATAAAGAGGAGGAGTGTAAATCAATTATTGTAAATCAATTATTGACAGCTCACTTGAGAACTGTTACAAAAACAGTCTGGGTGAAAATCAATTATTGACAGCTCGCCTGTTGACTGTTACGAAAAGAGGCGGGGTGATACACAATGATAGACAGCTCCCATGAGGACTGTTACAAAAAGAGGCGGGGTGTAACACAATGATAGACAGCTCACTTGAGGACTGTTACAAAAAGAGGCGGGGTGTAACACAATGATAGACAGCTCACTTGAGGACTGTTACAAAAAGTGGCGGGGTGTAACACAATGATAGACAGCTCACTTGAGGACTGTTACAAAAAGAGGCGGGGTGTAACACAATGATAGACAGCTCCCATGAGGACTGTTACAAAAAGTGGCGGGTGTAACACAATGATAGACAGCTCCCATGAGGACTGTTACAAAAAGAGGCGGGGTGTAACACAATGATAGACAGCTCCCATGAGGACTGTTACAAAAAGAGGCGGGGTGTAACACAATGATAGACAGCTCCCATGAGGACTGTTACAAAAAGAGGCGGGGTGTAACACAATGATAGACAGCTCACCTGTGGACTGTTACAAAAAGAGGCGGGGTGTAACACAATGATAGACAGCTCACTTGAGGACTGTTACAAAAAGTGGCGGGTGTAACACAATGATAGACAGCTCCCATGAGGACTGTTACAAAAAGAGGCGGGGTGTAACACAATGATAGACAGCTCCCATGAGGACTGTTACAAAAAGAGGCGGGGTGTAACACAATGATAGACAGCTCACTTGAGGACTGTTACAAAAAGTGGCGGGTGTAACACAATGATAGACAGCTCCCATGAGGACTGTTACAAAAAGAGGCGGGGTGTAACACAATGATAGACAGCTCCCATGAGGACTGTTACAAAAAGTGGCGGGTGTAACACAATGATAGACAGCTCCCATGAGGACTGTTACAAAAAGAGGCGGGGTGTAACACAATGATAGACAGCTCCCATGAGGACTGTTACAAAAAGAGGCGGGGTGTAACACAATGATAGACAGCTCACCTGTGGACTGTTACAAAAAGAGGCGGGGTGTAACACAATGATAGACAGCTCACTTGAGGACTGTTACAAAAAGTGGCGGGTGTAACACAATGATAGACAGCTCCCATGAGGACTGTTACAAAAAGAGGCGGGGTGTAACACAATGATAGACAGCTCACTTGAGGACTGTTACATAAAGAGGAGGGGTGTAAATCAATTATTGACAGCTCACCTGAGGACAGTTACGAAAAGAGGAGGGGTGTAACACAATGATAGACAGCTCACTTAAGGACTGTTACATAAAGAGGAGGAGTGTAAATCAATTATTGACAGCTCACCTGAGGACTGTTACGAAAAGAGGCGGGGTGATACACAATGATAGACAGCTCACTTAAGGACTGTTACATAAAGAGGAGGAGTGTAAATCAATTATTGACAGCTCACCTGAGGACTGTTACGAAAAGAGGCGGGGTGTAACACAGTGATAGACAGCTCACTTGAGGACTGTAACATAAAGAGGAGGAGTGTAAATCAATTATTGACAGCTCACTTGTGAACTGTTACATAAAGAGGAGGGGTGTAAATCAATTATTGACAGCTCCCATGAGGACTGTTACAAAAAGAGGCGGGGTGTAACACAATGATAGACAGCTCACTTGAGGACTGTTACATAAAGAGGAGGGGTGTAAATCAATTATTGACAGCTCACCTGAGGACAGTTACGAAAAGAGGCGGGGTGTAACACAATGATAGACAGCTCACTTAAGGACTGTTACATAAAGAGGAGGAGTGTAAATCAATTATTGACAGCTCACCTGAGGACTGTTACGAAAAGAGGCGGGGTGATACACAATGATAGACAGCTCACTTAAGGACTGTTACATAAAGAGGAGGAGTGTAAATCAATTATTGACAGCTCACCTGAGGACTGTTACGAAAAGAGGCGGGGTGTAACACAGTGATAGACAGCTCACTTGAGGACTGTAACATAAAGAGGAGGAGTGTAAATCAATTATTGACAGCTCACTTGTGAACTGTTACATAAAGAGGAGGGGTGTAAATCAATTATTGACAGCTCCCATGAGGACTGTTACAAAAAGAGGCGGGGTGTAACATAATGATAGACAGCTCACTTGAGGACTGTTACGAAAAGAGGCGGGGTGATACACAATGATAGACAGCTCACTTGATGACTGTTACATAAAGAGGAGGAGTGTAAATCAATTATTGACAGCTCACTTGAGGTCTGTTACAAAAAGTGGCGGGTGTAACACAATGATAGACAGTTCATTTGTAGTCTGATGGGTCGTAGAATCAACAGCCTTCTATGAACCCGTCTGCTTTTTCCCCATCATAGCACGCATCTCAGCCTGCATATCAAGGATTGTcgtaaatataaaatactggaTTCGCAgacaggtaccggctcccacccagagcgagttttctcactaatcactactcgcggtctcgtggtatatattcttgcgcaaaataaactcgtgcaataaataggaagcgaaaacaagtatgtgaagttctgtatatttatgtaattttaccTATAATACTTTTACATGAAATATTTGTTCGACTGTGTATATCCTCCTTTATTTATTCGGCCATTGACAAAGTCGTATTCAATTATTATTCATCCAAACATCTTCATTTATAAACACAACATGATACATTCTTTACATCTTCATTTATAAACACAACATGATACATTCTTTACAACTTAAACATAACATGATACATTCTTTACATCTGCGGTGCgggatgtggcccagtggtagagcgctcgtctgggGTGCGATGAGTTGCGGTGGGTCTCCGCGACTGGCACACCaaacaccgtggtatgtactgtcctctcTATGGGAAAGcctataaaatatctcttgtgGCTTTATTggtagggggcgggacgtagcccagtggtaaagcactcgcttggtgcgcggtcggtttaggatcgattcccgtcggtggctccattgggctatttctcgttccagccagtgctccatgactggtgtaacatagtatgtactatcctgtctgtgggatggtgcatataaaagatcccttgctgctaatcgaaaagagtagcccatgaagtggcgacagagggattcctctctatatatgtgtggtccttaactatatgtctgacgccatataaccgtaaataaaatgtgttgagtgcgtcgttaaataaaccatttcgtTTATCGGTAGgaacatcttcataaatcaaggctaataNNNNNNNNNNNNNNNNNNNNNNNNNNNNNNNNNNNNNNNNNNNNNNNNNNNNNNNNNNNNNNNNNNNNNNNNNNNNNNNNNNNNNNNNNNNNNNNNNNNNNNNNNNNNNNNNNNNNNNNNNNNNNNNNNNNNNNNNNNNNNNNNNNNNNNNNNNNNNNNNNNNNNNNNNNNNNNNNNNNNNNNNNNNNNNNNNNNNNNNNtccattgggctatttctcattccaaccagtgcaccacaactggtatatcaaaggccgtggtatgtgctgttctgtctgggatgttgcatataaaagatcccttgctgctattggaacaatgtagcgggtttcctctctaagactatattgtatgtgttaacaaaaataacgaaccaacgggtgtgtaagaaatgtagTTACAACACATGTGCAAGtaaaaacacaaagaaaacaaaaaccaggctttgtaaattcagctcaTGATGTTTTATGGATTTTTACAACTAACAGTTGAGGTCCTATCAATTACTAAACAATATTTATGTAGTACAAAAGccaccaaaaacaaacaccaaaaccagcaactaatttgttttaaaaccatttttatttaaagattcCCCATGTACAAGTTTAACCATTTCAGTACGAAATGTAAAAGTACCTGTAAtgaaaacaccaaaaaacaaaaccccacaaaaatgtgcaacatatatacaaacattttggTTTGTATAACAACGCCACAAAGGCACATTGATTTgtcaataatcggctattggatgtcaactatttggtaattttggcaccgtcttagagaggaaacccgctacacttttccattagtagcaagcataagcatacgagacaaCCGGGGCAACTGCCCGCCACCCACCCAACCCTTCCTCCCagtcctgtaaaaaaaaaaaccagagctggcctgaacacttttcaccatgtatttccataagTCAAcccaaaatattagttgtaatccatgttaaaatgtatgtatgtatgtatgtatgtatgtatgtatgtatgtatgtaaatatatacatgtatatatgtatgtatatatattaatcacaACAAGTTACGGATCACACGGGCACTGCATCTGAGAGGGGTAGTCCATTCGCTGTGCCAGTGGTAAGAAAATGCTCTTACAGTTAATGAATGACGGAATGGCTCACTTGCAGACATCACGCTActtgggggcgagacgtagcccagtggtaaagcgctcgcttgatgcgcggtcgttttgggaacgatccctgtcagtgggcccattgggctatttctcgctccagctagtgcaccacgactggtatatcaaaggccgtagtatgtgctatcctgtctatgggatagtgcatataaaagatcccttgctgctaatcgaaaagagtagcctatgaagtggcgacagcgggtttcctctcccaatatctgtgtggtccttaaccatatgtccgacgccatataactgtaaataaaatgtgttgagtgcgttgttaactaaaacatttccttccttccccatagccgatgtatttttcgtgctggggtgtcgttaaacattcattcattcatttcttggCCTTGACAGACGTCATGTTAAAGGCGAGATTAGCCAACACGGTCTGTGACGCATACATCTGAGCACGTGACGCGACGCACATGTTGTACTGGTCAGTGGGAAGACTGACGTTACAGTACTTCAAGTGGTGCACGTGCATTAGACCCAGCTCAATGGAGCGGAAAATCGGAAACCCGTAGCTGAAACACTCCTCGTAGAAGAGAGTATCCTCCTTCCCCCAGCCCATGATCGAGGAATCCCAGCCTCCAACGCGCAGGAAGTCGTCTTTGTAGATTCCCACAATGCCGAAACCAAAATGGCGCCACGTTCCGCGATCTTGGTGGATTTCAAAACTGTTTCTCTCGAAGTGGCAGCCAGGCTTCCCGTGGCAGGCTGTTCTCGGGTCGTACAGAGAGAAGGAGACGGGGAAGAAGGCTTCTTTGCCGCGCTTCGTGTTGAGAATCACTTTGTCTAGAAAGCCGGCTGTGAAGATCATATCGACGTCCATGAACAGAATGAACGAGTCGAGAGGTAGACCTTGCACAGCTCTGTTCATTGCTCTCACCTTCGAGTACTGGCCCGACAGCAGAAACAGTTCACTCGTCAGATTCTGGCATACACCCTCGAACGCTTTGTAATGTTTCAGGGACATCAAATACTCTTTTTTGACATCTTTGTATACCGCGACCCGGAGATGGATCTTGCCGCGGTATTGGTTAGCGGCCGTCTTTAACGACGTCAGGAAATTGGCGAACTCTTTCGGCCGTCGATATATTGGCAGTATTATATACATGACCATGTCTCGAGTCTTATTATTGGTCTGGATTTCGATTACTTCTGGTCGTTGGAATCGCTGTACGGCCACAAACGGTTTGTAAGAAGATCGGTTTCCGATTGTCACAATGTGTTCCACCCCGACATTCGGGCTTATTTTTTCGTAATAGAAAACGGGTTTATTGAAGTTTGATTTCGGTAGTAAGTTCTTCAAGCTCAAAAGGGTTTCGTTAATTCTTAGCTGCCTTCCCCTCCTCCCTACATTTTCGAACGGATTTTGATACGGATGGGTACGTGCGTAAATCAGCCCATTCCGAATAAAATTCCAAATGTCATCTGTCCCATAATTGGTAATTTTGCATTCTACATTTCTTTTGTGTAATCGTTTTGGGCTTTTCCCCTTTGGCTTTTTTTGCACGGCTTGAGATAGTGTGTTATCCATGGCTGCGATAGTGTTTTCTAGACGAGACACTGTCTCTTTAAGACTTAACAAACGTCTGACGTTGAAGACGTTTTGCAGCCTGTACACGTGTTCCGACTGTTTCACGGGATGTAGGGTTAGTGACCGAACAGCGCTTTCGTCCAGTTCACCTTCAAATGAACCATTTCTGTCCACTCGGTTTTGGTAGAACAGTTTCGaaaactgaaaaagaaggagaagaaaaatACGAAACTAGATATAAGCTGGTCCATAAAGTAACAGGGGAGGGTAGTGAGCTGTGTTGCCCTAATTTCAGGTCCAAAACCTTTACTTTTTTCCCACTACAGGGCTCGATATAAAATATGGTGTACTGTTCTGTTTTCAAAATACCAGACCAAAAACATGTcctgctaaaacaaaatatggccTGTTGAAAATAAGACAGCATGGGGGTTTGAGATAGTGTGTGAAAACCTAGGACCTcggagatgtattttagagcaatatggaaataaaatatcacaaaatcTTGAGCTAAACCCCAGAACAGATAATCGTTCGCAAATCGGAAAGTAcgtaccaaaaaaaagaaaaaaaaaagactgctTTTCGCAAGCGGCTATTTTAAACCCTGTATTACaatgtacaggtatatatatatatatatatatatatatatatatatatatataaagcgccccccccccccccgcaaaaccaaaaaccccacacaaacaaacaaaaaccccacaaaccccccccccccccgtaacaaaaaccaacaacaaacaaaacaaacaaacacaaaccccgctaaaaaaaatccaaaacaacaaacaacaacaaacacaacatcaaaaaaccccaacaaaacaacaaaacaaaacaaacaaataaacaatggaCCAAAAAAAAGGAGTTAAATGTGCTGAATCCTCCCACTACATCGAGTGCCTTTGACTTGACATATCGTTCCTAATAAGCGCCCGAGAAGATCGTTTTAATTTCGTGTTTATGTTCAATTAAGAGCCCCCACCCCCACGTATAGGGCCACAATTAACGGTTACGCCTGGTTTCTGTAAGATCATGAGACATCGCAGAGTGACGCAGAAgagtcacataggctactgagaaaacaaaaaggactcgctcccctccccccccccccaataaaaaccccaacaaacaacaataacaaaacaattcaaacaataaaaaaaaaagccaccaaaaaaaaccctccacaacccaagaagaaaaaaaacaaaaacaaaccaaaaccaaaacgcAACACTTGGTCAAtataactttctttctttctttcattaactTATTTccgtttatatccaattaaggttcaagcacgctgtcctgggcacacgcacctcaatgggttagttgttaattgttagtgggagaggagagggtgtagtggtcttacacctacccactgagtcgttaaaaatatatatatatatattatattatattacggTAATTACCTCATAGGCGGCGTTGCACGAGACCCCAGCGTGTTCACTGACGCATCTGCCTAGCTCCGTGTCCTCGTGATGTGAGTAGGTGTGCTGTAGACACGACACGAACCCTTGAGCCGTTCGTCGCAAGGTGTCCCGCGTGAAGACCACCCCCGGGCCTCCCATACAGAAGAAGAAGCTGTCGTCACCTAACCCGAGCTTGCCCCTCTCCGCCGGAACGCCGAGCCCCGGCTGACCTAAATACAGACGTCTGGAACTATTCACAGAGCGGAGGAGTGTCTCCAGACGGTCGGGCTTGATGAATATGTCGTCGTCGACTCTCATGAACCACTCGAACTGGCTGCTGTAATGGTCGCTGATGTACTTCAACATCGCGAACGACTTGTTCCGAGGAGGGTAGGCGATGTCCGAAACGTCGTCCAAAACCACGACAGGTAAATCCCCCTCGTAGTTTTCGCCCTGTCCCACGAAGAAGACGACCTTCCCCGGAATGTGCTGTCCCCTGGTCCGACCAATGGCAGCCGCtcttgttttcaaattatttcgtGTTGTCATGACGCCAATAAACAGAAAGGGTTCCTCAAGTTTGTTTAAAGGGGGCATGCCATTTTCTGGTTCTAGGTGAGGTTCTAATTTGTTGCATTGGGTCAGAACTCCTCTATAATACGTGAAAACCATTGCGTTTACGAGATATGCCCCCATTACAAATCCAGCGATGAAATGGCACACACTGTAAATGGTACAATATCTTCGTCGAACTTTCATATTTCCGACTAAAACTTTAATTCgttttgatattattttttgaaaatgtatttttaaaatgtatacaaagTTAATTAGATGTTTTTAACGTCTTTAAATACTTTGCTCttaattatgttaaaacaaataattaaaaaaatatatatcgcaAATTAAAAAGAATTTAAATGTTTGCCAGTAGCCCTATCAAATAAGAAATATGGTAGATAAACTTTGTGATCGAAATTTAACATACAGAATTTGAAAAGCTGATTAGCGTTGTAAGGTGTAACTCATCTTGGGCTCAGCAGTAAATTATTGTACTTTCACCCGAAAGTTCCTGGTTCGAATCCTCTTAGTAGATGATGAGTTATCAGATAGGCCAACACTAATATAATTAAGTCCGCAGTAATTTTTACAACTGTGCACCATTCTGTTTGGTTGTCAGTGCCATTTTCtcctgtaaaaaaagaaaaaatatctttgtaTGTCACAGTAAAGATAggggctggacatagcccagaggtaaagcgctcgcttgatgcgcggtcggttttagatcgatccccgtcggtgggcccattaggttatttcgcATTCCAGCCACAAcaggtatatcaatggccg of the Gigantopelta aegis isolate Gae_Host chromosome 12, Gae_host_genome, whole genome shotgun sequence genome contains:
- the LOC121385803 gene encoding chondroitin sulfate synthase 1-like → MVFTYYRGVLTQCNKLEPHLEPENGMPPLNKLEEPFLFIGVMTTRNNLKTRAAAIGRTRGQHIPGKVVFFVGQGENYEGDLPVVVLDDVSDIAYPPRNKSFAMLKYISDHYSSQFEWFMRVDDDIFIKPDRLETLLRSVNSSRRLYLGQPGLGVPAERGKLGLGDDSFFFCMGGPGVVFTRDTLRRTAQGFVSCLQHTYSHHEDTELGRCVSEHAGVSCNAAYEFSKLFYQNRVDRNGSFEGELDESAVRSLTLHPVKQSEHVYRLQNVFNVRRLLSLKETVSRLENTIAAMDNTLSQAVQKKPKGKSPKRLHKRNVECKITNYGTDDIWNFIRNGLIYARTHPYQNPFENVGRRGRQLRINETLLSLKNLLPKSNFNKPVFYYEKISPNVGVEHIVTIGNRSSYKPFVAVQRFQRPEVIEIQTNNKTRDMVMYIILPIYRRPKEFANFLTSLKTAANQYRGKIHLRVAVYKDVKKEYLMSLKHYKAFEGVCQNLTSELFLLSGQYSKVRAMNRAVQGLPLDSFILFMDVDMIFTAGFLDKVILNTKRGKEAFFPVSFSLYDPRTACHGKPGCHFERNSFEIHQDRGTWRHFGFGIVGIYKDDFLRVGGWDSSIMGWGKEDTLFYEECFSYGFPIFRSIELGLMHVHHLKYCNVSLPTDQYNMCVASRAQMYASQTVLANLAFNMTSVKAKK